In Ignavibacteriota bacterium, the DNA window TCTGAATCAGAAGCATCTGATTGTTCAGAATGTCGTAGGTGGACGCGCGCGAAGCCTCGACTATTTTCAAGGTTGCGATGTTCCGACCCGCGCGCCAGAGATTGGCGTCGTATGCGGGCACGATGAGCAGCGTCTTGCGCGCATCGAGGGAGAGCGCCTTCAGAATCGCGAATACTTCGCGCGTCTTCGGCTCATTCACCGTAAAATCGTCGATGACCATAAGCTGCTTGTCCTGCGCCTTCATGGCGTAGGCCGACTTGCGGGCGATCTGACGCACCTTCATCGGCAGCTTCATGCGATAGTCGCGCGGACGCGGTCCGAAAATCGTGCCGCCGCCAACCCACAATGGTGAACGTGAGGAACCCGCGCGTGCGGTACCGCGGCCCTTCTGTCGCCACGGCTTCTTGCCGCCGCCGCTGACGTCGGAACGTTCCTTGGTTTGATGTGTGCCCTGACGGCGATTCGCCAGATGAACGCGGACGGCCTGATAGACCACGTGCGCGTTGGGCTCGATTCCGAAGATCTCGTCGTTGAGCGAGATCTCCTGCCCCTGGCTTCCGTTTGTGCTGTAACTCTGCGCTTTCATGTTGATCCCGTTACGCCTGCTTATGAATCTCGAGGAGGCCCTGCTTCGCGCCGGGCACCGCGCCCTTGACCAGAATCACGTTCGATTCCGGGATCACGCGCACGACTTTCAAGTTCTTGTACGTGACACGCGCGTTACCCATGCGGCCCGCCATCCGCTGTCCGCGGAAAACACGGGACGGATAGGAGCTGGCGCCGATGGAACCGGGCGCACGAAGGCGGTCGCTCTGGCCGTGGGTCGTGCCACCGACACCGCCGAAGCCGTGACGACGCATGACGCCCTGGAAACCCTTGCCCTTCGACCTGCCCGCGATCGTGACCTTGTCGCCTTCGGCGAACATGCTCACGGTCACCGCGTCACCGGGATTCAACGAGCCCTGCTCGAAGCCCTTGAACTCGCGGATGTGCCGGGACGGCTGCAGATGCAGTTTCCGGAACTGGCCCATGGCCGGTTTCGTGACGTTCTTTTCCCGTCGCTCGCCGAAGCCCAACTGCACGGCATTATAGCCGTCCTTGTCCTTCGTGCGAATCTGCAACACGGTGCAGGGACCCGCTTCGATCACGGTACAGGGAATCATTTTCCCTTTCGCATCGAAGATGCTTGTCATTCCGAGTTTTTTTCCTAACAATCCAGGCATGGCTGGTCCGTCCGTCCTGATTACACCTTGATTTCCACATCAACGCCTGCGGGGAGTTCCAGCTTCATGAGGCTGTCCACCGTGCGCTGTGTGGAGTTGAAAATATCGATGAGCCGCTTGTGCGACCGTGTTTCAAACTGTTCGCGCGACTTCTTGTCGACGTGGGGCGAGCGGAGCACCGTGTATACTGATCGCTTCGTAGGAAGCGGAATCGGACCCGACACGACAGCGCCCGTCGATTTCACGGTCTTGATGATCTTCTCGGCCGATTTGTCGATGAGATGATGGTCGTACGACTTGAGCTTTATGCGAATTTTCTGCTGTGCCACGGGTGTTCCTGCTCTGTCTTCTGATGAAGATTGGCGGGCCGTTCGAACGACCCGCCAATCACATTCCTTTTCTTACTCGACAATCTTCGCGACGACGCCTGCGCCCACGGTACGGCCGCCTTCGCGCACGGCGAAACGGAGACCTTCTTCCATGGCGATCGGCGTGATGAGTTCCACGAGCATGCCGTCGACGTTGTCACCGGGCATGACCATTTCCGTGCCTTCGGGAAGCTGGACAACGCCAGTCACGTCGGTCGTACGGAAGTAGAACTGCGGACGGTAGTTGTTGAAGAACGGAGTGTGGCGGCCGCCTTCTTCTTTCTTCAACACGTACACCTGCGCGAGGAATTTCTTGTGCGGGGTGATGCTGCCCGGCTTCGCGATAACCATGCCGCGCTCGAGCTCGGTCTTGTCGACGCCGCGGAGAAGCAGACCGACGTTGTCACCGGCCATACCTTCTTCGAGTTCCTTGCGGAACATTTCAACGCCCGTCACGACGCTCTTCTTGTGGTGGCCGAGGCCGATCAGTTCGACTTCGTCCTGGACATGCACGCGACCGCGCTCGATACGACCGGTGCCCACGGTGCCGCGGCCGGTGATCGAGAACACGTCTTCGATCGACATCAGGAAGGGCTTGTCCACTTCGCGCTGCGGTATGGGGATGTAGCTGTCGCAGGCGGCCATGAGCTCGGTGATGCAGACGAAACGCTCGTCGGTGAGCGGGGTCGAAGCATCCGTACCGGCCTCGAGGGCGCGGAGCGCGCTGCCGCGCACTATGGGAATCTCATCGCCGGGGAATTCATACGAGCTGAGCAGTTCGCGAAGTTCGAGTTCGACGAGTTCCAGAAGCTCGGGATCGTCGACTGCGTCGACCTTGTTCATGAACACCACGATGCGGGGCACGCCCACCTGGCGGGCAAGAAGGATGTGCTCGCGGGTCTGCGGCATCGGGCCGTCGGTGGCCGCGACGACGAGGATCGCGCCGTCCATCTGCGCTGCGCCGGTGATCATGTTCTTGACGTAATCGGCGTGACCGGGACAGTCGACGTGCGCGTAGTGGCGCTCGGCCGTCTGGTACTCGACGTGCGCCGTCGCGATGGTGATACCGCGCTCACGCTCTTCGGGCGCGTTGTCGATGGAATCGAACGTGCGAACTTCCGAAAGACCCTGGCGGGAGAGTGTCATCGTGATGGCAGCCGTCAACGTGGTCTTGCCGTGATCGACGTGGCCGATGGTCCCAATGTTGACGTGGGGTTTCGTCCTTTCGAATTTCTCTTTTGCCATGGTGGTATAGCTCCTCTGACTGTCTGGTGTATTGTTGTGAACGAATTCTCTGGTGTGCCGACCGTTACTTGCTTGCCTTTTTGCCCTGGAACTTTTCGATGATCTGTTCCTGGATCGATTTCGGCACTTCTTCGTAGTGGCTGAAGTGCATGGTGTACAGGGCGCGGCCCTGCGAGATGGAGCGCAGCGTGGTCGCATACCCGAACATCTCGGATAACGGAACCAGCACTTTCACCACCTGCGCGTCGCTGCGCGTGCCCATGCCTTCAATACGGCCGCGCCGCGAATTGAGATCGCCCACAACATTCCCCATATACTCCTCGGGAGTGACGACCTCGACGGAGAATATCGGCTCCAAAATCACCGGCTCCGCCCTGCGAGCGGCTTCCTTGAACGCCATCGAACCGGCGATCTTGAAAGCCATTTCGGACGAGTCGACATCGTGATAGGAACCGTCGAACAGACGCACTTTGATGTCTTCCACCGGGTATCCGGCCAGCACGCCGTTGCGCATGGATTCGCGGATACCTTCGGACACTGCGGGAATATACTCGCGAGGAATGACGCCGCCGACGATGCCGTCGATGAACTCGTATCCCTTGCCCTTTTCGTTGGGCTCCATTTCGATCCATACATGACCGAACTGGCCGCGGCCGCCGCTCTGGCGCACAAACTTGCCCTCGGCCTCCACCTTCTTGCGGATGGATTCACGGTACGCAACCTGCGGCTTGCCGACATTGGCCTCGACACCGAACTCACGCTTCATGCGGTCGATGAGAATTTCCAAATGCAGCTCGCCCATGCCGCTGATGATGGTCTGGCCTGTCTCCTGGTCGGAACGGACCTTGAACGTCGGATCCTCGTCGGCGAGCTTCTGAATGGCCTCGGAGAGATGCTCCTGATCGGCCTTTGTTTTCGGCTCGATGGCGATGTCGATCACGGGATCCGGGAATTCCATTTTTTCGAGCACGATGGGATCACCCTGATCACACAGCGTGTCGCCGGTCTTCGTGAACTTGAGTCCGATCGCCGCGCAGATGTCGCCCGTGTAGGCGGTTTCCACGTCCTCGCGATGGTTCGCATGCATGCGAAGGATGCGCCCGATACGCTCTTTTTTGCCGGAAATCGAATTGTACACGTAGGAACCGGCGTTGACCGCCCCGCTGTACACACGGAAAAAGATCAATTTTCCCACGTACGGATCGGTGGCTACCTTGAATGCGAGGGCCGAGAATTTCTCATCATCGGCGGGACGACGCTCGACGTGATCGGTCAGATTCACGTGATGACCGATGGTCGTACCGACGTCGGTAGGCGACGGGAGGAACTCGACGATGGAATCGAGCAACCGCTGCACGCCCTTGTTCTTGAAGGACGAACCGCAGGTCACGGGCACGATTTTCATCTGTATCGTCGCCTCGCGGAGAACACGCATGATCTCGGTCGGGCTGATCTCCTCGCCGTCGAGGTACTTCACGAGCAGCGAGTCGTCGACGTCGGCCACGGCTTCGAGCATCTTCGTGCGATACTCGTGCGCGGCAGACTGCAGGTCGGTCGGTATGGGAATCTCGTCCCAGGTGTTGCCGAAGCTCTCTTCGTGGTAGATACGCGCCTGCATCGTGATGAGGTCGAGCGTGCCGACGAAGGTTTCACCCTGTCCGATGGGAAGATCTATGGGGATGGCGTTTGCGCCGAGACGCTGGCGCATCATTTCCACGGCGTGATAAAAATCGGCGCCGACACGGTCCATCTTGTTGACGAAGGCGAGACGCGGCACACGGTACTTATCCGCCTGACGCCAGACGGTTTCCGACTGCGGCTCAACACCTCCAACGGCGCAGAACAGCGCCACGGCGCCGTCGAGCACACGGAGTGAGCGCTCGACCTCGACGGTGAAGTCGACATGACCCGGTGTATCGATGATATTGATACGGTTGTTGCGCCAGAAGCACGTGGTTGCGGCACTCGTGATCGTGATGCCGCGCTCCTTTTCCTGCTCCATCCAGTCCATCGTGGCAGCGCCGTCATGCACCTCGCCCATGCGGTGCAGCACGCCCGTATAGAACAGGATGCGCTCCGTCGTGGTGGTTTTCCCTGCATCGATATGCGCCATGATACCGATGTTGCGGGTCTTTTCGAGTGTGAATTCGCGCTTTGCCATGGAGGGTGTTTCAGTTCGGGGAGCTGGCGTCCGGGTTTACCACTTGAAATGAGCGAACGCCTTGTTGGCCTCAGCCATACGGTGTACGTCGTCTTTTTTCTTGATTGCCCCGCCTTCGTTGTTGGCGGCGGCGATGAGTTCGGCTGCGAGACGGCGCGTCATCGACTTGTCGGCGCGCGACCGGGATGCATTCAGAAGCCAGCGGATCGCGAGGGCGGTGCGGCGCTCAGCGCGCACTTCCATCGGGACCTGGTACGTGGCACCGCCGACTCGGCGGGCGCGGACTTCGATCAAGGGCTGCGCGTTGAACACGGCCTTGCGGAAAATCTCGTACCCGGGCTGCTTTGTACGCTCCTCGATCACATCAAACGCGCTGTACAGAATGCGCTGCGCGGTCGTCTTCTTGCCCTGCAACTGCAGGTTATTGATGAACCGCGACACGAGGGTGTCGTTGAATTTCGGGTCTGGCGTAAGTATCCTGCGTTCTGCGCGTTTCTTTCTCATGACAAGTGTCCGATGGTGTGTCGATGGACGAGGATTACTATTTGGGTCTCTTCGCGCCGTACTTCGAACGCGCCTGTTTCCGGTTCTGCACGCCCTGTGTGTCGAGGGTGCCACGGATGATGTGGTAGCGCACGCCCGGAAGGTCCTTCACACGGCCGCCACGAATCAGGACGATCGAGTGCTCCTGAAGGTTGTGGCCTTCACCGGGGATGTACGCGGTCACCTCAATGCCGTTGGAAAGACGGACGCGGGCAACCTTGCGGAGCGCCGAGTTCGGCTTCTTGGGTGTTGTCGTATAGACACGCGTGCAGACGCCGCGCTTCTGGGGGCACGATTGCAGGGCCGGGGCCTTGCTTTTTACCGTGACCACTTCGCGGCCTTTTCGGATGAGTTGACTGATCGTCGGCACTGATGAAACCTTCGTTCGTTGAATGGCGGAAAAATGCGTTGGAGTCGAAAAAAACTCGCAAGAGCTTATTAACGTAAGAATTTTTCGTGAAAATGTCAAGAGGGATGGTACGATTCCGTCCCCCGTTCCCTAAAAAGAGCCGTAGATAAGGGCTTGGGCTCAGAAAAAAAAGAAACGCGGGGCAAATTTCGCGAAAAATCCGCCCCGCGTCTCTCGTTATTTCGCGGTAACGAATTCCTCCGCTTCCACGAGGCTATCCATTTCCTCGTCCGCCGAGACAACCACGATGTTCTTGAATTTCTTCAAGCCCGTGCCCGCCGGAATGAGGTGACCGATGATGACGTTCTCCTTCAGGCCCATCAGATTGTCCTCTTTGGCCTCAATGGCGGCCTCTGTGAGCACTTTCGTGGTCTCCTGGAAGGATGCTGCGGAAATGAAGCTTTCGGTCGTCAGCGAGGCCTGGGTGATGCCCAGAAGGATCGGTTCGTAGCTCGCGGGCTCCGGATCGCGGTAGTCCGCACCTTCCTTGCCCTTCTTCTTGAGCTCGAGATTGATTTCCCGGATCTTCTTCTTGGGAACAATCTGGCCGCGCTTGTATTTCGAGTCGTTCTTCGCCGTGATGATGACCTTGTCCGCGAGTTCCTGGTTGGTTTCCACCACGCGGAAACGCTCGACAACATCACCCTCGAGGAAGCGTGTATCACCAGGGTTGATCATGCGCACCTTCTGCAACATCTGGCGGACGATGATCTCGATGTGTTTGTCGTTGATCTTCACGCCCTGCATGCGGTACACTTCCTGGATTTCATTCACCAGGTATTCCTGCACCGCACCGGCGCCCTTGATGCGCAGGATGTCGTGCGGATTCACCGCGCCGTCGGTGAGCGGCTCGCCCGCGCGCACGTGGTCGTAGAGCTGCACAAGCACGTGGCGGCCGATGGGAGCGAGATATGTGCGGATGTCGGAACCGTCGTGACTGGTCACGATAATTTCGCGGGAGCCGCGTTTCATCGCACCGAAATTCACAACGCCGTCGATCTCGCTGACGATGGAAGGATTCTGCGGACTGCGCGCCTCGAAGAGTTCGGTCACGCGGGGCAGACCGCCCGTGATATCGCGCGTCTTTCCGATCTCGCGCGGAATCTTGACGAGCACGGTACCGGCAACAACGTTCTGGCCGTTTTCGACGGTAAGGTGCGCGCGCACGGGGGTGTTGTACGACACAAGCACGTTGCCTTTGGAATCGGCGATCTGAATCATGGGATTCAACGCCTTGTCCTTCGTGTCGGTTACGACTTTCTGGATGTGGCCCGTCTGTTCGTCGGGTTCCTCGCGGTACGTGCGTCCTTCGAAGAGATCCGCGAACTGCACCACGCCGTCGTGTTCGGCGATGATGGTTGCATTGTAGGGATCCCATTCGTACAGCACTTCGCCCTTCGCCACGCTGCGACCTTCGTTGACCACGATGGACGCACCGTAGGGTACGTCGTATTTCGAGATTACGCGGTTGTCGGGATCGAGGATGTTGATCACGCCGTTGCGATTGACCGCGATGTACTTCTCCTCATCCTCGTCGGAATGCGTGACGTACTTGAGGCCTTCGAACTGCACGCGTCCCTCGAAACGTGTCGAGATCTGCGACTGCGCCGCGATGCGGCTTGCAGTACCGCCGATGTGGAAGGTACGCAGGGTAAGCTGCGTGCCCGGCTCGCCGATCGACTGCGCGGCGATGATACCGACGGCCTCGCCCACGTCGACCAGACGGCTCGACGTGAGGTTGCGTCCGTAACAACGCGCGCAGACGCCGCGCTTGGCTTCACAGGTGAGAGCGGAACGGATGACCACGGATTCGATCGATGTGCGCGCGATGGCTCCTGCGCGGTCTTCATCGATCATTTCACCGGCGCTGACGAGCAGTTCGCCGGACAGCGGTTCGCGAACGTCGAGCAGCGACACGCGCCCGAGTATGCGCTCGTGCAGTGGCTCCTTGATGTCCTCGCCTTCCTTCAAAGCTTCGACGCTCACACCACGGATTGTGTTGCAGTCGAACTCGGTCACGGCCATGTCCTGCGCCACGTCAACGAGACGACGCGTGAGGTATCCCGCATCGGCGGTCTTGAGAGCCGTGTCGGCGAGACCCTTGCGCGCACCGTGTGTCGAGATGAAGTACTCGAGAATGGAGAGACCGTCGCGGAAGTTCGCGGTGATCGGGTTCTCGATGATTTCACCCGTCTGACCGGTGAGTGTCTTCTGCGGCTTCGCCATCAGACCGCGCATACCGGCAAGCTGGCGCACCTGTTCCTTCGAACCACGGGCGCCGGAGTCCATCATCATGTACAGCGAGTTGAATCCGTTCTGGCTGTTCTGCAACGTGTCGAAGAGTTTGTCCGCGACGCGGTTCGTCGTGCGCGTCCAGATGTCGATCACCTTGTTGTAGCGTTCGCCGTTCGTGATGAAACCGCGCTGATACTGCTGCATGATCTTTTCGACATCGGACTGCGCCTTGTCGATGAGCACGTTTTTCTCATCCGGAATTTCCACGTCGGAGATGCTGATGGACAGCCCGCCGGCAGTCGCGTATCCGAATCCGAGATCCTTGAGATCGTCGAGGAAACGCACGGTGCGCAGATTGCCGAGGCGGTGGAAAATGCCTCCGATGATCTGCACAAGACGGCGCTTCGTCAGCAGTTCGTTGATGAACCCGATCTCGGCGGGCACGATGCGGTTGAAGATGATGCGACCCATGGTCGTGTCCACCATCTGCTGCGCGCGACCGTCGCGACGCAATTCGACCGGCACCGCCACGCGCACTTTCACGCGGGCATGCAGACCGACGCGTTTCTGGTCGTACGCGATGACGGCTTCATCCATCGACGAAAACACCTTGCCCTCGCCACGATCGCCCGGAAGCGCCTTGGTCAGGTAATAACACCCGAGCACGATTTCCTGGTTCGGGATCGCGATCGGCGCGCCGTTCTGCGGCGAGAGGATGTTGTGCGCGGAGAGGATGAGGATCATCGCCTCGAGCTGTGCGTCGAACGAGAGCGGGACGTGTACGGCCATCTGATCGCCGTCGAAGTCGGCGTTGAACGCGGTACAGACCAGCGGATGCAGACGGATCGCCTTACCTTCCACGAGCAGCGGCTGGAAGGCCTGAATGCCCAGGCGGTGCAGCGTCGGTGCGCGGTTCAGAAGCACCGGATGGCCGTCGATGATCTTCTCGAGAATATCCCAGACTTCCGGACCTTTTTTGTCCACAACTTTCTTCGCGCTCTTCACGGTCTTCACGATACCGCGTTCGATGAGCTTGCGGATGATGAAGGGCTTGAACAGCTCCACCGCCATGTCCTTCGGCAGACCGCACTGATGCAGCTTCATCTCGGGACCGACCACGATCACCGAACGGCCGGAGTAGTCGACGCGCTTGCCGAGAAGGTTCTGACGGAAGCGCCCCTGCTTGCCCTTAAGCATGTCGGAAAGCGATTTGAGCGCGCGGTTGTTCTCGCTGCGCACGGAGTTCACGCGGCGGCTGTTGTCGAACAGCGAGTCGACGGCCTCCTGAAGCATGCGCTTTTCGTTGCGGAGGATCACCTCAGGCGCCTTGATGTCGATGAGGCGTTTGAGTCGGTTGTTGCGGATGATCACGCGGCGATAGAGATCGTTCAGATCGGAGGTTGCGAAACGTCCGCCTTCGAGAGGCACGAGCGGGCGCAGTTCGGGCGGGATCACGGGGATCACGTCGAGCACCATCCACTCGGGTTTGTTGCGCGGCTCGATCTCTTCGGTCATGAAGGCCGACACGACGCGCAGGCGTTTGATCGCTTCCTGCTTCTTCTGCTGCGAGGTCTCGACGCTGATCTGATAGCGCAAACGGTCGCCAAGCTTTTCGATGTTGATCAGGCGCAGGAGGCGCTTGATGGCGTCGCCGCCGATCAGCGCGATGAACTTGTTCGGGTCATCGTCGTCGAGATCCTGATTCGACGGATCGAGGCCCGCGAGGATGTCGAGGTACTCCTCTTCCGTCAACAGCGTGATGTCGTTGCGGAAAAGCGCCTTGTCGACTTTCTCGGGATCGTCGTCGTTGAGGATTTCATCGAGCGCGCCGAAGGGGCGCGGGAAACTCGTCGGACCAGGATTGATCACAACGTAATTCTCGTAGTAGATGATACGCTCGAGTTCCTTCGACGAAAGGCCGAGGATATTCGCGATCTTGCTGGGCAACGAACGGAAATACCAGATGTGCACGACGGGCACGGCCAGGGAGATATGGCCCATGCGCTCGCGGCGCACCGATTTCTGTGTCACCTCGACGCCGCAGCGGTCGCAGATGATGCCCTTGTAGCGGATACGTTTGTACTTGCCGCAATGGCATTCCCAATCGCGGACAGGACCGAATATTTTTTCGCAGAACAATCCGTCTTTTTCAGGACGGAAGGAGCGGTAATTGATCGTTTCGGGTTTGCTCACCTCGCCGTAGGAACGGGCGAGTATCGCATCGGACGATGCGAGGCTGATCGAGATCTTCGTGAAATTCTTCTTTACGGCGTCTTGTGTTTTAAACGGCATCGTCAGTCTCCAATCGGTTCTTCATTCATCACCGGTATCGTGTGGTCGCGGGCCGAAAAAAGGATCACTCGATCTTGATTTCGAGTCCGAGTCCCTGCAGCTCGCGGACGAGCACATTGAAGGATTCGGGAACGTTCGGTTCGGGGAGGTTCTCGCCTTTGACGATGGCTTCGTACACCTTCGCGCGTCCCTGCACGTCGTCGCTCTTTACGGTCAGGATTTCCTGCAGCACGTGCGCCGCGCCGTAGGCCTCGAGCGCCCACACTTCCATCTCGCCGAAACGCTGGCCGCCGAACTGCGCCTTGCCGCCGAGCGGCTGCTGCGTAATGAGGCTGTACGGTCCGATAGAACGGGCGTGGATTTTATCGTCCACGAGGTGGGAGAGTTTCAGCATGTAGATGAAACCGACGGTGACCGGCTGGTCGAACTTCTCACCGGTGCGGCCGTCATGCAATTCGGTTTTGCCTGTCATGGGCAGCCCCACGGCGCCCATCAGATCGCGGATTTCCGTCCACGCGGCGCCGTCGAAAATCGGGGAGGCGAAGCTGCAGTGGAGACGCTTGCCGACCCATCCGAGGGCGGTTTCGTACAACTGTCCGAGATTCATTCGCGAGGGCACGCCCAGCGGGTTGAGGACGATGTCGACCGGGGTGCCGTCCGCGAGGAACGGCATGTCCTGCACGGGTACCACATTGGACACGACACCCTTGTTTCCGTGCCGGCCGGCCATCTTGTCGCCGATCGAGAGCTTGCGCTTCTTCGCGATGTACACCTTCGCCAACTGCACGATACCCGGCTGCAATTCATCACCGATCTGGATCTTGCCCTTCTCACGCTTGTAATCGTCATCGATTTCCTTGCGCGACACGGTGTAGTTGGCGTACATGCGGCGGACGAGCGCGTTGAGCTTCGGTGTCTCGGTCCAGTCCTGCGACGGATCAAGCGTCTCGACCGCGTCGAGCAGCGTGTGGAACGTGTCGTCCTTCACAACCGTGCCGCCGCGGATGACGCTCTTGCCTTCCACATCGCGGACACCCGCAAGCTTCTGGCCTTCGAGCAGCGATGTGAGCTTGTCGGCCAGAAGGCGGACTGACTGCTGTTTCCGGCGGTCGTAATCCGACTCGAGAAGATCGTAGCGGCGCTTCTCCTCCTTCTTCTGATCGCTCTCCTTTTTCTTGCGGCTGAACAGCTTCGTCTTGATGACAATGCCCTTCATGCCCGGAGGCGCCTTCAGGGAGGCGTCTTTTACGTCGCCCGCCTTGTCGCCGAAAATGGCCTTGAGAAGCTTCTCTTCCGGTGTCGGGTCGGACTCGCCCTTCGGCGTGATCTTGCCGATGATGATGTCGTTCTCGCGTACTTCCGCGCCAACGCGCACGATGCCGTCTTCGTCGAGGTCCTTTGTCGCTTCTTCCGACACGTTCGGAATTTCGCGCGTGAGTTCCTCTTCGCCGCGTTTCGTGTCGCGCACCTGGAGTTCAAACTCCTCGATGTGAATCGACGTGAAGATGTCCTC includes these proteins:
- the rplD gene encoding 50S ribosomal protein L4, which translates into the protein MKAQSYSTNGSQGQEISLNDEIFGIEPNAHVVYQAVRVHLANRRQGTHQTKERSDVSGGGKKPWRQKGRGTARAGSSRSPLWVGGGTIFGPRPRDYRMKLPMKVRQIARKSAYAMKAQDKQLMVIDDFTVNEPKTREVFAILKALSLDARKTLLIVPAYDANLWRAGRNIATLKIVEASRASTYDILNNQMLLIQKSALPVIESSFTRI
- the rplC gene encoding 50S ribosomal protein L3 is translated as MPGLLGKKLGMTSIFDAKGKMIPCTVIEAGPCTVLQIRTKDKDGYNAVQLGFGERREKNVTKPAMGQFRKLHLQPSRHIREFKGFEQGSLNPGDAVTVSMFAEGDKVTIAGRSKGKGFQGVMRRHGFGGVGGTTHGQSDRLRAPGSIGASSYPSRVFRGQRMAGRMGNARVTYKNLKVVRVIPESNVILVKGAVPGAKQGLLEIHKQA
- the rpsJ gene encoding 30S ribosomal protein S10 is translated as MAQQKIRIKLKSYDHHLIDKSAEKIIKTVKSTGAVVSGPIPLPTKRSVYTVLRSPHVDKKSREQFETRSHKRLIDIFNSTQRTVDSLMKLELPAGVDVEIKV
- the tuf gene encoding elongation factor Tu produces the protein MAKEKFERTKPHVNIGTIGHVDHGKTTLTAAITMTLSRQGLSEVRTFDSIDNAPEERERGITIATAHVEYQTAERHYAHVDCPGHADYVKNMITGAAQMDGAILVVAATDGPMPQTREHILLARQVGVPRIVVFMNKVDAVDDPELLELVELELRELLSSYEFPGDEIPIVRGSALRALEAGTDASTPLTDERFVCITELMAACDSYIPIPQREVDKPFLMSIEDVFSITGRGTVGTGRIERGRVHVQDEVELIGLGHHKKSVVTGVEMFRKELEEGMAGDNVGLLLRGVDKTELERGMVIAKPGSITPHKKFLAQVYVLKKEEGGRHTPFFNNYRPQFYFRTTDVTGVVQLPEGTEMVMPGDNVDGMLVELITPIAMEEGLRFAVREGGRTVGAGVVAKIVE
- the fusA gene encoding elongation factor G, coding for MAKREFTLEKTRNIGIMAHIDAGKTTTTERILFYTGVLHRMGEVHDGAATMDWMEQEKERGITITSAATTCFWRNNRINIIDTPGHVDFTVEVERSLRVLDGAVALFCAVGGVEPQSETVWRQADKYRVPRLAFVNKMDRVGADFYHAVEMMRQRLGANAIPIDLPIGQGETFVGTLDLITMQARIYHEESFGNTWDEIPIPTDLQSAAHEYRTKMLEAVADVDDSLLVKYLDGEEISPTEIMRVLREATIQMKIVPVTCGSSFKNKGVQRLLDSIVEFLPSPTDVGTTIGHHVNLTDHVERRPADDEKFSALAFKVATDPYVGKLIFFRVYSGAVNAGSYVYNSISGKKERIGRILRMHANHREDVETAYTGDICAAIGLKFTKTGDTLCDQGDPIVLEKMEFPDPVIDIAIEPKTKADQEHLSEAIQKLADEDPTFKVRSDQETGQTIISGMGELHLEILIDRMKREFGVEANVGKPQVAYRESIRKKVEAEGKFVRQSGGRGQFGHVWIEMEPNEKGKGYEFIDGIVGGVIPREYIPAVSEGIRESMRNGVLAGYPVEDIKVRLFDGSYHDVDSSEMAFKIAGSMAFKEAARRAEPVILEPIFSVEVVTPEEYMGNVVGDLNSRRGRIEGMGTRSDAQVVKVLVPLSEMFGYATTLRSISQGRALYTMHFSHYEEVPKSIQEQIIEKFQGKKASK
- the rpsG gene encoding 30S ribosomal protein S7, with the translated sequence MRKKRAERRILTPDPKFNDTLVSRFINNLQLQGKKTTAQRILYSAFDVIEERTKQPGYEIFRKAVFNAQPLIEVRARRVGGATYQVPMEVRAERRTALAIRWLLNASRSRADKSMTRRLAAELIAAANNEGGAIKKKDDVHRMAEANKAFAHFKW
- a CDS encoding 30S ribosomal protein S12, whose protein sequence is MPTISQLIRKGREVVTVKSKAPALQSCPQKRGVCTRVYTTTPKKPNSALRKVARVRLSNGIEVTAYIPGEGHNLQEHSIVLIRGGRVKDLPGVRYHIIRGTLDTQGVQNRKQARSKYGAKRPK
- the rpoC gene encoding DNA-directed RNA polymerase subunit beta' translates to MPFKTQDAVKKNFTKISISLASSDAILARSYGEVSKPETINYRSFRPEKDGLFCEKIFGPVRDWECHCGKYKRIRYKGIICDRCGVEVTQKSVRRERMGHISLAVPVVHIWYFRSLPSKIANILGLSSKELERIIYYENYVVINPGPTSFPRPFGALDEILNDDDPEKVDKALFRNDITLLTEEEYLDILAGLDPSNQDLDDDDPNKFIALIGGDAIKRLLRLINIEKLGDRLRYQISVETSQQKKQEAIKRLRVVSAFMTEEIEPRNKPEWMVLDVIPVIPPELRPLVPLEGGRFATSDLNDLYRRVIIRNNRLKRLIDIKAPEVILRNEKRMLQEAVDSLFDNSRRVNSVRSENNRALKSLSDMLKGKQGRFRQNLLGKRVDYSGRSVIVVGPEMKLHQCGLPKDMAVELFKPFIIRKLIERGIVKTVKSAKKVVDKKGPEVWDILEKIIDGHPVLLNRAPTLHRLGIQAFQPLLVEGKAIRLHPLVCTAFNADFDGDQMAVHVPLSFDAQLEAMILILSAHNILSPQNGAPIAIPNQEIVLGCYYLTKALPGDRGEGKVFSSMDEAVIAYDQKRVGLHARVKVRVAVPVELRRDGRAQQMVDTTMGRIIFNRIVPAEIGFINELLTKRRLVQIIGGIFHRLGNLRTVRFLDDLKDLGFGYATAGGLSISISDVEIPDEKNVLIDKAQSDVEKIMQQYQRGFITNGERYNKVIDIWTRTTNRVADKLFDTLQNSQNGFNSLYMMMDSGARGSKEQVRQLAGMRGLMAKPQKTLTGQTGEIIENPITANFRDGLSILEYFISTHGARKGLADTALKTADAGYLTRRLVDVAQDMAVTEFDCNTIRGVSVEALKEGEDIKEPLHERILGRVSLLDVREPLSGELLVSAGEMIDEDRAGAIARTSIESVVIRSALTCEAKRGVCARCYGRNLTSSRLVDVGEAVGIIAAQSIGEPGTQLTLRTFHIGGTASRIAAQSQISTRFEGRVQFEGLKYVTHSDEDEEKYIAVNRNGVINILDPDNRVISKYDVPYGASIVVNEGRSVAKGEVLYEWDPYNATIIAEHDGVVQFADLFEGRTYREEPDEQTGHIQKVVTDTKDKALNPMIQIADSKGNVLVSYNTPVRAHLTVENGQNVVAGTVLVKIPREIGKTRDITGGLPRVTELFEARSPQNPSIVSEIDGVVNFGAMKRGSREIIVTSHDGSDIRTYLAPIGRHVLVQLYDHVRAGEPLTDGAVNPHDILRIKGAGAVQEYLVNEIQEVYRMQGVKINDKHIEIIVRQMLQKVRMINPGDTRFLEGDVVERFRVVETNQELADKVIITAKNDSKYKRGQIVPKKKIREINLELKKKGKEGADYRDPEPASYEPILLGITQASLTTESFISAASFQETTKVLTEAAIEAKEDNLMGLKENVIIGHLIPAGTGLKKFKNIVVVSADEEMDSLVEAEEFVTAK